In a single window of the Orbaceae bacterium lpD04 genome:
- the epmB gene encoding EF-P beta-lysylation protein EpmB, protein MSHIIQQNYSQPNKEAWIYDLGQVITDLNDLFSQLSIDIATISPTVLAAKKQFPLRVPTSFISRMEQGNLNDPLLRQILCDEKEMNIVDGYSSDPLDEQNNVIPGLLHKYHNRALLITKTHCAINCRYCFRRHFPYQKNQGNKSNLTKALDYIAAHLELNEIILSGGDPLMAKDHELSWLIKQLEGIAHIKRLRIHSRLAIVIPNRITDQLSKIFAQSRLNIILVTHINHPNEIDQSVIDAMHKLKCNNVTLLNQSVLLKDINDDAQILANLSNKLFTAGILPYYLHALDKVQGAAHFFVDDNVAQSIMRELATQVSGYLVPKLAREVGGEKNKRLIPY, encoded by the coding sequence ATGAGCCACATTATACAACAAAATTACTCGCAGCCAAATAAAGAAGCATGGATTTATGATCTTGGCCAAGTTATTACGGACTTAAACGATCTATTTAGTCAATTATCGATAGATATCGCAACGATTTCGCCTACAGTATTAGCGGCTAAAAAGCAGTTTCCCCTACGTGTACCAACTAGTTTTATTAGTAGAATGGAGCAAGGCAATTTAAATGATCCCCTTTTACGTCAAATTCTATGCGATGAAAAAGAGATGAATATTGTTGATGGCTATAGTTCAGATCCATTAGATGAACAAAATAATGTCATTCCAGGATTACTGCATAAATACCATAATCGTGCTCTTTTGATAACTAAAACACATTGTGCAATTAATTGCCGTTACTGTTTTCGTCGTCATTTCCCTTATCAGAAAAACCAAGGGAACAAATCAAATTTAACTAAGGCATTAGACTATATTGCAGCTCATTTAGAGCTTAATGAAATTATATTATCTGGCGGTGATCCGCTAATGGCGAAAGATCATGAACTAAGTTGGTTAATTAAACAGCTTGAAGGTATTGCTCATATTAAGCGATTGCGTATTCATAGCCGTTTAGCCATTGTGATCCCAAATAGGATCACCGACCAATTATCTAAGATATTTGCTCAAAGCCGCTTAAATATCATTTTAGTAACTCATATTAATCACCCAAATGAAATTGATCAGTCAGTTATTGATGCTATGCATAAACTTAAGTGTAATAACGTCACACTACTAAACCAGAGCGTACTACTAAAAGATATTAACGATGATGCACAGATCCTTGCTAATTTAAGTAATAAATTATTTACAGCAGGTATATTGCCTTATTACTTACATGCTTTAGATAAAGTTCAAGGTGCGGCGCACTTTTTTGTAGATGATAACGTAGCGCAATCCATCATGCGCGAGCTTGCCACACAAGTGTCTGGCTACTTAGTACCAAAATTAGCACGAGAAGTGGGGGGAGAAAAAAATAAACGATTAATTCCTTATTAA
- the efp gene encoding elongation factor P: MASYSTSEFKAGLKIMQDGEPCAIVENEFYKPGKGQAINRVKIKKLLSGKTVDKTFKSGDTVESADVMDMNLTYLYTDGEFWHFMNNESFEQLSADAKAVGDNAKWLVEQAECILTLWNEQPISVTPPNFVELEVIETDPGLKGDTAGTGGKPATLSTGAVVRVPLFIQIGEVLKVDTRSGEYVSRVK, encoded by the coding sequence ATGGCATCTTATAGTACTAGTGAGTTTAAAGCCGGTCTTAAAATAATGCAAGATGGTGAGCCTTGCGCAATAGTTGAAAATGAATTTTACAAACCAGGTAAAGGTCAGGCAATTAACCGCGTAAAAATTAAAAAATTACTGTCAGGTAAAACTGTCGATAAAACTTTTAAATCAGGCGATACGGTTGAGTCTGCTGACGTTATGGATATGAACTTAACTTATCTATATACCGACGGTGAGTTTTGGCATTTTATGAATAATGAGTCGTTTGAGCAATTATCTGCTGATGCTAAAGCAGTTGGTGATAATGCAAAATGGTTAGTTGAACAAGCTGAATGTATTTTAACATTGTGGAATGAGCAACCAATTTCCGTAACGCCACCTAATTTTGTTGAGTTAGAAGTGATTGAAACCGATCCAGGCCTAAAAGGTGATACAGCGGGTACGGGTGGTAAACCTGCTACGCTATCAACTGGCGCTGTTGTTCGTGTTCCACTGTTTATTCAAATTGGTGAAGTACTAAAAGTCGATACTCGCTCAGGTGAATATGTATCGCGCGTGAAGTAA
- the trmL gene encoding tRNA (uridine(34)/cytosine(34)/5-carboxymethylaminomethyluridine(34)-2'-O)-methyltransferase TrmL: MLNVVLFEPEIPANTGNIIRLCANAGFKLHIIEPMGFFWDDKKLRRAGLDYHEFVETKRYHNFSEFLVSNQLILAQTNRLYAMTTKGSKPHSEVNYKMDDYLLFGPETRGLPPEILDPLPITQRIRIPMLANSRSMNLSNSVAVAIYESWRQLNYQGANL, translated from the coding sequence GTGTTAAACGTAGTACTTTTTGAACCTGAAATTCCGGCTAATACTGGTAATATTATTCGATTGTGTGCTAATGCAGGATTTAAATTACACATCATTGAGCCAATGGGTTTTTTTTGGGATGACAAAAAACTTAGGCGAGCAGGTCTAGATTATCATGAATTTGTTGAAACGAAACGCTATCATAATTTTAGCGAATTTTTAGTCAGTAATCAGTTAATACTGGCACAAACTAATCGTTTATACGCAATGACAACTAAAGGTTCAAAGCCTCATAGTGAAGTTAACTATAAAATGGATGATTACTTACTGTTTGGCCCAGAAACGAGAGGCTTACCACCGGAAATACTTGACCCATTACCAATCACACAACGGATCCGCATCCCAATGCTTGCCAATAGTCGTAGCATGAATTTATCTAATTCGGTTGCTGTTGCAATTTATGAATCATGGCGGCAACTTAATTACCAAGGCGCGAACTTATAG
- the cpxA gene encoding envelope stress sensor histidine kinase CpxA gives MFDRLTLRIFAIFLITVAFFLAIIVIIPDFDARNLTYLSDQEKQTGIKLAKSIEHDLVKVPKNSFRWWMRFMVVMDNLQPAGQRLYIITPNDQIITSDTSNIDLIRNFSELINKTDTPAKKIYDANDIIGPFGITYNHEIYRLYIMQIASNPQSPFLDLIFDHPFLLLAVTMLASSPFLLWLAWSLAKPARRLKKAAEQVARGNFTQWPELEKFGSSEFKATGASFNHMLRELKRMQDIQQRLLSDISHELRTPLTRLQLAVALSKRKYGETKETERIELEGKKLDVMIGELLLLARQQHTNNESQIPYQINKLCKHLLDNATFEAEQLNKSFTLTSKLPEQWILCYPQALCSALENVIRNAFRYSYHLVEVNFKIINNQLLVTIDDDGHGVAENELTQIFRPFYRTCEARDRESGGTGLGLAIVANAVKQDNGEVYAEKSHLGGLRIVIKLPLYNKQ, from the coding sequence ATCTTTGATAGATTAACTTTAAGAATATTTGCAATATTCTTAATTACGGTGGCTTTTTTCCTAGCAATTATTGTAATAATACCTGATTTTGATGCCAGAAATTTAACCTATCTATCAGATCAGGAAAAACAAACGGGAATCAAATTAGCCAAGTCAATCGAGCATGATCTAGTCAAAGTTCCCAAAAATAGCTTTCGTTGGTGGATGCGCTTTATGGTTGTTATGGATAATTTGCAGCCAGCTGGCCAGCGACTTTATATCATAACCCCGAATGATCAAATAATCACATCTGATACCAGCAATATAGATCTTATCCGTAACTTTAGTGAATTAATCAATAAAACCGATACACCAGCAAAAAAAATCTATGATGCCAATGATATTATTGGCCCATTTGGCATAACGTATAATCATGAAATATACCGCTTATATATTATGCAAATAGCAAGCAATCCCCAATCACCTTTTTTAGATCTTATTTTTGACCACCCTTTTTTATTACTAGCAGTAACAATGCTTGCAAGTTCACCCTTTCTATTATGGTTAGCCTGGAGCCTTGCAAAGCCAGCAAGGCGATTAAAAAAAGCGGCTGAACAAGTTGCTAGAGGAAATTTTACCCAGTGGCCAGAACTTGAAAAATTTGGTTCATCTGAATTTAAAGCAACAGGTGCAAGCTTTAATCATATGCTGCGTGAACTTAAACGTATGCAAGATATACAGCAGCGTTTATTATCAGATATCTCTCATGAATTAAGAACACCATTAACTCGCTTACAACTTGCCGTCGCTTTATCAAAAAGAAAATATGGTGAAACGAAAGAAACTGAGCGAATCGAACTTGAAGGAAAAAAGCTCGATGTCATGATTGGCGAACTACTTTTGCTTGCAAGGCAACAACATACAAATAATGAAAGCCAAATTCCCTACCAAATTAATAAATTATGTAAACACTTACTTGATAACGCAACTTTTGAAGCTGAGCAATTAAATAAATCATTTACGCTCACATCTAAATTACCAGAACAATGGATTTTATGTTATCCACAAGCCTTATGTAGTGCACTAGAAAACGTTATTCGTAATGCTTTTCGCTATTCTTATCACCTTGTTGAAGTCAATTTTAAAATAATAAATAATCAATTGCTCGTAACAATTGATGATGATGGGCATGGCGTTGCCGAAAATGAGTTAACGCAGATTTTTCGCCCTTTTTATCGTACGTGTGAAGCGCGAGATCGCGAATCAGGCGGAACAGGTTTAGGGCTTGCAATTGTAGCGAATGCCGTAAAACAAGATAATGGTGAAGTATATGCTGAAAAAAGCCACCTTGGCGGACTAAGAATTGTGATAAAATTACCACTTTATAACAAGCAATAA
- a CDS encoding response regulator: protein MNKKLLLVDDDLEITALLKELLELECFVVEIAHNGTEALTKFNDTFDLILLDIMMPGVNGLTVLTQLRTKHTVPIILLTAKDNELDKIIGLELGADDYIIKPFNDRELIARIRATLRRKYWDISPLHNGDPTPVEYNIDGLKVNVRQQAAYFENKYIDLTGTEFQILLKLLEQPSKIISRDTLSESVLGKEFLPFARSIDVHVSNLRKKLPTRKDKLPWIKTLRSKGYLFVTNNEPT from the coding sequence ATGAATAAGAAATTACTATTAGTTGATGATGATCTTGAAATAACGGCCTTATTAAAAGAACTTCTAGAATTAGAATGTTTTGTTGTTGAAATAGCACATAACGGTACTGAGGCCCTAACAAAATTTAATGATACTTTCGATTTGATATTGCTCGATATTATGATGCCAGGGGTTAACGGTTTAACTGTCCTCACTCAGCTCAGAACAAAACATACCGTACCAATCATATTACTTACCGCAAAAGATAATGAATTAGATAAAATTATTGGCCTTGAGCTCGGCGCGGATGATTATATTATTAAACCGTTCAATGATAGGGAGCTAATTGCTAGAATTAGAGCGACCTTAAGAAGAAAGTATTGGGATATATCGCCATTACACAATGGAGATCCCACTCCGGTAGAGTACAATATTGATGGTTTGAAAGTAAATGTCAGGCAGCAAGCGGCTTATTTTGAGAATAAATATATTGATCTAACTGGTACAGAATTTCAAATTCTACTCAAACTACTCGAACAACCCAGTAAAATCATTTCTCGCGACACGTTAAGTGAATCAGTATTAGGAAAAGAATTTTTGCCTTTTGCTCGCTCAATCGATGTGCATGTATCAAACCTACGTAAAAAGTTGCCTACTCGTAAAGATAAACTACCATGGATAAAAACACTACGCTCAAAAGGATATTTATTTGTTACAAATAATGAGCCAACATGA
- a CDS encoding cation diffusion facilitator family transporter, translating to MSFSYEKLVKKATCFAVIFALILIAIKLFAWWMTGSISLLASLFDSSMDLLASGMNFILIRYSLKPADENHRFGHGKAESLAALAQSAFILGSIAFLLLNSVKLLSRPTPIDYPLLGIIISSVSVILTLSLVLYQRHIIKITDSQAIKADMLHYSSDLLMNCAVIIALVLSWCGIIYADAIFALLISCYILFNALKIAFDAIQDLLDKALPDADNEHILAVASSFTGVHGVHDLKTRRSGPMTFVQLHIELDDNMPLLEAHAIADKIEELIAQQYHPAEVIIHQDPISIVVKEKSKLRDKF from the coding sequence ATGAGCTTTTCTTATGAAAAACTAGTTAAAAAAGCAACCTGCTTTGCAGTTATTTTCGCTTTAATCTTAATTGCAATCAAGCTATTTGCTTGGTGGATGACTGGTTCGATAAGCTTATTAGCATCATTATTTGATTCTTCGATGGATTTACTTGCATCAGGTATGAATTTCATTTTGATCCGTTATTCCTTAAAGCCAGCAGATGAAAATCATCGCTTTGGTCATGGTAAAGCCGAATCGTTAGCTGCATTGGCTCAAAGCGCTTTTATCCTTGGTTCCATCGCTTTTTTATTGCTTAATAGCGTGAAATTATTGAGCCGTCCGACGCCAATTGATTATCCTTTATTAGGTATTATCATCTCATCTGTTTCCGTTATTTTGACCCTAAGCTTGGTGCTTTATCAACGACATATAATTAAAATTACTGATAGCCAAGCAATTAAAGCTGATATGTTACATTATTCATCTGATCTGTTAATGAACTGTGCTGTAATTATCGCTTTAGTTTTAAGTTGGTGTGGTATTATCTATGCTGATGCTATTTTTGCGTTACTAATTAGCTGTTATATACTCTTTAATGCCTTAAAAATTGCATTTGATGCAATTCAAGATTTACTAGATAAAGCATTACCTGATGCTGATAATGAACATATTTTAGCCGTTGCCTCTTCTTTTACCGGAGTTCATGGTGTACATGATTTAAAAACGCGCCGCTCAGGGCCTATGACATTTGTACAACTGCACATTGAACTCGATGACAATATGCCGTTACTTGAAGCTCACGCGATTGCCGATAAAATTGAGGAACTTATTGCACAACAATATCATCCAGCAGAAGTTATTATTCATCAAGATCCTATATCTATTGTAGTAAAAGAGAAATCTAAATTGAGAGATAAGTTTTAA
- the pfkA gene encoding 6-phosphofructokinase: MIKKIGVLTSGGDAPGMNAAIRGVVRTALTEGIEIYGIEDGYLGLYENRIKQLHRYSVSDIITRGGTFLGSARFPAFKEKETRAKAIENLKANGIDALVVIGGDGSYMGAVRLTEEGFPCIGLPGTIDNDIRGTDYTIGYFTALQTAVEAIDRLRDTCSSHHRISVIEIMGRGCGDLTLNAAVAGGCEFMIIPEVAYTKEDLIQEIKQGFAKGKKHAIVAVAEHMLDVNALAKDIEVAVQHETRATVLGHVQRGGSPVPYDRILGSRMGAYAVELLIQGQGGRSIGIQNGKLVHHDIMDALNNMKRPFDLDLYNTAKRLF, translated from the coding sequence ATGATAAAAAAAATCGGTGTCTTAACGAGTGGCGGAGATGCGCCTGGTATGAATGCTGCTATCCGTGGTGTAGTTAGAACGGCTTTAACCGAAGGGATAGAAATATATGGTATTGAAGATGGTTATTTAGGTCTATATGAAAACCGAATCAAGCAGCTTCATCGTTATAGCGTATCTGACATTATTACTCGAGGCGGGACATTTTTAGGTTCGGCTCGTTTCCCTGCTTTTAAAGAAAAAGAAACCCGAGCAAAAGCGATTGAAAACTTAAAGGCAAATGGTATTGATGCTTTAGTTGTGATCGGTGGTGATGGCTCTTATATGGGAGCGGTGCGTTTAACTGAAGAAGGATTTCCTTGTATTGGCCTACCTGGCACGATTGATAATGATATTCGTGGAACAGATTATACGATTGGATATTTTACCGCGTTACAAACGGCGGTAGAGGCAATTGACCGCTTACGTGATACTTGTTCATCTCATCATCGCATATCGGTTATTGAAATTATGGGCCGTGGCTGTGGTGATTTAACATTAAATGCTGCCGTTGCTGGTGGCTGTGAATTTATGATTATTCCTGAAGTTGCTTATACCAAAGAAGACTTGATTCAAGAAATCAAACAGGGCTTTGCTAAAGGTAAAAAGCATGCAATTGTTGCTGTTGCTGAGCATATGTTAGATGTTAATGCGTTAGCTAAAGATATTGAAGTTGCAGTGCAACATGAAACAAGAGCTACCGTGTTAGGTCATGTTCAGCGTGGTGGCTCGCCAGTACCTTATGATCGTATATTAGGCTCAAGAATGGGTGCTTATGCGGTAGAATTATTAATACAAGGACAAGGTGGTCGTAGTATTGGTATTCAAAATGGTAAGTTAGTTCATCACGATATTATGGATGCGCTTAATAACATGAAGCGTCCATTTGATCTTGATCTTTATAATACGGCTAAACGTTTATTTTAA
- a CDS encoding GNAT family N-acetyltransferase, with amino-acid sequence MQFLEDENRFYVPSPDGGEDIGEITYTRIGNDKVSIDHTYVNINYRGQGIADRLFDLVIEQMKQEGRKVIPVCSYAVKQFERKPDLQSIKAEY; translated from the coding sequence ATGCAATTTTTAGAAGATGAAAACCGCTTTTATGTTCCTAGCCCTGATGGTGGTGAAGATATTGGTGAGATAACTTATACGCGAATTGGTAATGATAAAGTATCGATAGATCATACTTATGTTAATATTAATTATCGTGGACAAGGTATTGCTGATCGCTTATTTGATTTGGTTATTGAGCAAATGAAGCAAGAAGGCCGTAAAGTCATTCCGGTATGTTCTTATGCTGTGAAGCAATTTGAGCGCAAGCCAGATTTGCAATCGATAAAAGCTGAATACTAA
- the gltX gene encoding glutamate--tRNA ligase, translated as MKIKTRFAPSPTGYLHVGGARTALYSWLYARHAQGTFVLRIEDTDLERSTPEAIDAIMQGMNWLDLSWDEGPYYQTKRFDRYNQVIDQMLVKGTAYRCYCSKERLEKLREEQMANGEKARYDGHCRCDEVQKSRSANEPHVVRFANPIDGVVVFDDLIRGPIEIANKELDDLIIRRTDGSPTYNFCVVVDDWDMEITHVIRGEDHINNTPRQINILKALDAPLPQYGHVSMILGDDGQKLSKRHGAVGVMQYRDDGYLPEALLNYLVRLGWSHGDQEIFSRPEMIEFFTLDAVSRSASAFNTEKLLWLNHHYINHLDADYVAQHLLWHMNKQGYDLSNGPDLITIVKLYGERSKTLKEMAESCAYCYQDFAQFDADAAKKHLRLVAKEPLEFVKQKLSAIADFDWQIDIIHQAIQGAADELGLGMGKVGMPLRVAVTGIGQSPSVDATIHAVGKKRALARIEKALDYIEARADQ; from the coding sequence ATGAAAATTAAAACACGCTTTGCCCCAAGTCCAACGGGTTATTTGCATGTTGGTGGTGCACGCACCGCACTTTACTCTTGGTTGTATGCTCGTCATGCACAAGGAACATTTGTTTTACGTATTGAAGATACCGATTTAGAGCGATCTACCCCTGAAGCTATCGATGCTATTATGCAAGGCATGAATTGGTTAGATCTTTCGTGGGATGAAGGTCCTTATTATCAAACCAAGCGTTTTGATCGTTATAATCAAGTGATTGACCAAATGCTTGTTAAAGGTACGGCTTATCGTTGTTATTGTTCTAAAGAGCGACTCGAAAAATTACGAGAAGAACAAATGGCCAATGGTGAAAAAGCTCGTTATGATGGGCATTGCCGCTGTGATGAAGTTCAAAAATCCCGTAGTGCAAATGAACCTCACGTTGTGCGTTTTGCCAACCCAATTGATGGTGTCGTGGTATTTGATGATTTGATTCGTGGCCCAATCGAAATTGCCAATAAAGAATTAGATGATTTAATTATTCGTCGTACTGATGGTTCTCCAACCTATAATTTCTGTGTAGTTGTTGATGATTGGGATATGGAAATTACGCACGTTATTCGCGGTGAAGACCATATCAATAATACACCACGCCAGATTAATATCTTAAAAGCACTCGATGCACCATTACCACAATATGGTCATGTATCGATGATTTTAGGTGATGATGGGCAAAAATTATCTAAACGTCATGGTGCGGTAGGTGTAATGCAATATCGTGATGATGGCTATTTGCCTGAAGCACTATTAAATTATTTAGTTCGATTAGGTTGGTCTCATGGCGATCAGGAAATATTTTCTAGACCAGAGATGATTGAATTTTTTACGCTTGATGCCGTAAGTCGCTCAGCGAGCGCATTTAATACTGAAAAATTACTTTGGTTAAACCACCATTATATTAATCATTTAGATGCTGACTATGTTGCTCAGCATTTATTATGGCATATGAATAAACAAGGTTATGATCTAAGTAATGGACCAGATCTAATTACAATTGTTAAATTATATGGTGAAAGAAGTAAGACATTAAAAGAGATGGCTGAATCTTGTGCTTATTGCTATCAAGATTTTGCACAATTTGATGCTGACGCAGCGAAAAAACATTTGCGCCTAGTTGCTAAAGAGCCATTAGAATTCGTTAAGCAAAAATTAAGTGCTATTGCTGATTTTGATTGGCAAATAGACATTATTCACCAAGCAATTCAAGGCGCTGCCGACGAACTTGGCTTAGGTATGGGAAAAGTTGGTATGCCACTTCGTGTCGCAGTAACCGGAATAGGGCAATCGCCGTCTGTTGATGCAACAATTCATGCTGTCGGTAAAAAGCGAGCTTTAGCAAGAATTGAGAAGGCTCTTGATTATATCGAGGCGAGAGCAGATCAGTAA